In a genomic window of Nitrospira sp. ND1:
- a CDS encoding DUF4359 domain-containing protein, translated as MSNVTLAGLVGSLLVAVGLAATNPTMDAYVHFVEARLLAEIEKMDQSGPRHDRDVIKAVFRAQGPKLVEGVVRPNTTRNNWGLLSVFETNVLDQPVLVLGVAGQFVPLRGVEEATLKVGRLAF; from the coding sequence ATGAGTAATGTGACGTTGGCCGGGTTGGTGGGGAGTCTGCTGGTTGCCGTGGGATTGGCGGCGACCAATCCCACGATGGATGCCTATGTGCATTTTGTCGAAGCCCGCCTGTTGGCCGAAATCGAAAAGATGGACCAGTCCGGGCCGCGCCACGATCGCGACGTCATTAAAGCCGTCTTTCGCGCGCAGGGCCCCAAACTGGTGGAGGGCGTCGTTCGGCCGAACACCACGAGAAACAACTGGGGCCTGCTCAGTGTGTTCGAGACCAACGTATTGGATCAACCGGTATTGGTGCTGGGTGTGGCCGGTCAATTTGTACCCTTGCGGGGGGTCGAGGAGGCGACGTTAAAGGTCGGTCGGCTGGCTTTTTAG
- a CDS encoding SPOR domain-containing protein — MPGEKRTSTSRLLLPLFAFLLTTWLSGCSGWSPARPSYPPGYPLGFIERGSASWYGPGFHGNRTANGEVYDMHKLTAAHRTLPLGSVAVVRSLSTGRQVTVRINDRGPFARGRILDLSLAGAQAVGMVGRGTDEIELRVISYEGRAGGMGVLRVQVGSFADPANARALVERLRSAYPGSKIVGVDLPDGRRYRVYAGQFQTEAAAEQAAAHLRRALETDPFIVRDDAPGATTGNP; from the coding sequence ATGCCGGGGGAGAAGAGGACAAGCACCAGCCGTCTTCTTCTCCCCCTGTTCGCGTTTCTCCTCACCACATGGCTCAGCGGCTGCTCCGGCTGGAGTCCGGCGCGTCCTTCTTATCCGCCCGGCTATCCGTTGGGGTTTATCGAACGGGGCAGCGCGTCCTGGTATGGGCCCGGCTTCCACGGCAACCGCACGGCGAACGGTGAAGTCTACGACATGCATAAATTGACGGCGGCGCACCGGACGTTGCCGCTGGGGTCGGTGGCGGTCGTGCGATCTCTGAGCACCGGCCGGCAGGTGACCGTGCGGATCAACGATCGGGGGCCGTTTGCGCGCGGGAGAATTCTGGACCTGTCTTTGGCCGGAGCCCAGGCTGTAGGGATGGTCGGGCGCGGCACCGATGAGATCGAACTCCGGGTGATCAGTTACGAGGGACGAGCCGGGGGGATGGGGGTGTTGCGCGTGCAGGTCGGTTCCTTTGCCGATCCGGCCAACGCACGAGCGTTGGTCGAACGGTTGAGGAGTGCCTATCCTGGTTCAAAGATCGTCGGCGTCGATCTTCCGGATGGTCGCCGGTATCGGGTGTATGCGGGACAATTTCAAACGGAGGCCGCAGCCGAGCAGGCTGCCGCACATCTGAGACGGGCATTGGAGACCGATCCATTCATCGTGCGCGACGATGCGCCGGGGGCGACTACGGGGAATCCTTGA
- the fbp gene encoding fructose-1,6-bisphosphate aldolase/phosphatase, with amino-acid sequence MATEQKAAESTQSITLSVIKADIGGFVGHSAMHPALMDCAKEKLAVAKTSGLLVDYHVSACGDDLQLIMTHRQGVDHEGIHRLAWDTFEAGTAVAKELHLYGAGQDLLADAFSGNVRGQGPGVAEMEFVERKSDPVLIFMADKTSAGAWNLPLYKMFADPFNTAGLVIAPTLHQGFRFEVHDIYEHKKISFDCPEELYDILMFIGSPGKYTIKYVYSRADGTIAAASSTERLSLIAGKYVGKDDPVMIVRAQQNFPAVGEVLDPFRYPWIIEGWMRGSHYGPLMPVSVKQATPTRFDGPPRVACLGFQLADGKLVGPRDMFDDPSYDEARRDANRIADVLRMHGPFEPHRLPLDDMEYTTMPQIMKKLEGRWAKV; translated from the coding sequence ATGGCGACTGAACAGAAGGCAGCGGAGAGCACACAGAGCATCACGTTAAGTGTGATCAAGGCGGACATCGGCGGGTTCGTCGGGCATTCGGCCATGCATCCGGCCTTGATGGATTGTGCGAAGGAGAAGCTTGCGGTAGCGAAGACCAGCGGGTTGCTTGTCGATTATCACGTCTCGGCTTGCGGGGATGATCTGCAGTTGATCATGACGCATCGCCAGGGCGTCGATCACGAGGGGATCCACCGGCTTGCGTGGGATACATTCGAGGCCGGCACTGCGGTCGCGAAGGAGCTGCATCTCTACGGCGCAGGGCAGGATCTACTGGCCGATGCCTTCAGTGGAAATGTCCGCGGGCAGGGGCCGGGTGTGGCTGAAATGGAATTCGTGGAGCGGAAGTCCGATCCGGTGCTGATTTTCATGGCGGACAAGACGTCGGCGGGTGCCTGGAATCTCCCTCTGTATAAGATGTTCGCCGATCCCTTCAATACGGCGGGTCTCGTCATCGCGCCCACGCTGCACCAGGGATTCCGGTTCGAAGTGCACGATATCTACGAGCACAAGAAGATCTCGTTCGATTGTCCCGAAGAACTCTACGACATATTGATGTTCATCGGTTCCCCCGGTAAGTACACGATCAAGTACGTGTACTCACGGGCGGATGGGACGATTGCGGCGGCCTCGTCCACGGAGCGGCTTTCGCTCATTGCGGGCAAGTATGTCGGGAAAGACGATCCCGTGATGATCGTCCGCGCGCAGCAGAACTTTCCGGCGGTGGGCGAAGTGCTCGATCCGTTCCGGTATCCCTGGATCATCGAGGGCTGGATGCGTGGTTCGCATTACGGTCCGCTCATGCCGGTCTCGGTGAAGCAGGCGACGCCGACCCGCTTCGATGGGCCTCCGCGCGTCGCCTGTTTGGGATTTCAATTGGCTGACGGCAAACTCGTCGGGCCGCGGGATATGTTCGACGATCCGTCGTATGATGAAGCGCGCCGGGATGCGAACCGGATCGCCGATGTGTTACGGATGCACGGTCCCTTTGAACCGCACCGGTTGCCCCTCGACGACATGGAGTACACGACGATGCCGCAGATCATGAAGAAGTTGGAAGGTCGCTGGGCGAAGGTGTAG
- a CDS encoding hemolysin family protein → MDIIVLIVLILLSAVISVVEVGFYSVNDTKLRALADTGSKRAEMALHLRTDPQRLLLTILVGDRLIDTATASLATIIALNRFGGQGLEGVLGEAFAVLVGILTFVLLVFADLVPKTLAAKYSVPVVLNMAYPAYAAQQVLTPIMFFVVPLIYKLTGGKGLNVPFVTEEELKIMLDQSSKSGAIEAQEVKMIKNVFQLKDITAEDCMTPRIYMFSLDCNQYLREAKELLFKSKYSRIPLYEGTLDNIIGILYKTKALTALAQGHTEMKLRDIAQPALFIPHTKSADDLMKQFQLDKRHMAIVVNEFGGVMGLVTLEDLLEEVVGEIVDETDITEELIKRIGKNQILVHGRTEVRKVNDFLKVDLGDDAVTISGLVQHELGRIPKVGEEVHIANCRLVIHEADPRVIKSVNIYKEEKHPITHEPIVDEHVSVTQASLER, encoded by the coding sequence ATGGACATTATCGTTCTGATAGTCCTCATTCTGTTGTCCGCGGTGATTTCTGTTGTTGAAGTCGGATTCTACTCCGTCAACGATACCAAGCTCAGGGCGCTGGCCGATACGGGCAGCAAGCGGGCGGAGATGGCCCTCCATCTTCGAACCGATCCGCAACGCCTCCTGCTGACCATCCTGGTCGGAGATCGACTGATCGACACCGCCACCGCATCGCTGGCTACGATTATTGCGCTGAACCGATTCGGAGGGCAGGGATTGGAAGGTGTGCTCGGCGAAGCCTTCGCGGTGCTGGTCGGTATTCTGACCTTTGTTCTGTTGGTGTTTGCCGATCTCGTGCCCAAGACCCTGGCGGCCAAATACTCGGTCCCTGTGGTGTTGAACATGGCCTATCCGGCCTATGCGGCCCAGCAGGTGCTCACGCCGATCATGTTCTTCGTGGTGCCGCTCATCTATAAACTGACCGGTGGGAAAGGGCTCAACGTGCCCTTCGTTACGGAAGAAGAGCTGAAGATCATGCTGGATCAGAGCAGCAAGAGCGGCGCCATCGAGGCACAGGAAGTGAAGATGATCAAGAACGTCTTCCAGCTGAAGGACATCACGGCCGAAGACTGCATGACCCCGCGCATCTACATGTTCTCGCTCGACTGCAATCAGTATCTGCGCGAAGCGAAGGAACTCCTGTTCAAGTCCAAGTATTCGCGTATCCCGTTATACGAAGGCACGCTGGATAACATTATCGGGATTCTTTACAAGACCAAGGCGCTGACGGCGTTGGCCCAGGGTCATACGGAGATGAAGCTTCGCGACATCGCGCAACCGGCCCTGTTCATCCCGCATACGAAATCCGCGGACGACCTGATGAAGCAGTTTCAGTTGGACAAACGCCACATGGCGATTGTGGTCAACGAGTTCGGGGGTGTGATGGGACTCGTCACGTTGGAAGACCTGCTGGAAGAGGTGGTCGGCGAGATCGTCGATGAGACGGATATCACCGAAGAGTTGATCAAGCGTATCGGCAAGAACCAGATCCTGGTGCATGGACGCACCGAGGTTCGGAAGGTCAACGATTTCCTCAAGGTGGATTTAGGCGACGATGCCGTGACGATCAGCGGTCTTGTGCAGCATGAACTGGGCAGGATTCCCAAGGTCGGTGAAGAAGTGCATATCGCCAATTGTCGCCTGGTCATTCATGAGGCGGACCCGCGGGTCATCAAGAGCGTCAATATCTACAAGGAAGAAAAACACCCCATCACGCATGAGCCCATCGTCGATGAGCATGTCTCGGTCACTCAGGCGTCACTAGAGCGGTAA
- a CDS encoding cupin domain-containing protein has protein sequence MRDNKVTVDQEAVAREWRARGFSCDLWVDPPGQVWEDYRHAADELVMPVEGRLELEFGGRCVRPEPGEEILIPAGVSHTVRNIGGTSVKWLYGYSR, from the coding sequence ATGCGGGACAACAAGGTCACGGTCGATCAGGAGGCAGTCGCCCGGGAATGGCGGGCGCGGGGCTTCAGTTGTGATCTTTGGGTTGATCCGCCCGGGCAAGTGTGGGAGGATTACCGCCACGCGGCCGACGAGTTGGTGATGCCGGTCGAGGGCCGGTTGGAACTGGAATTCGGGGGCCGGTGTGTCAGGCCCGAACCGGGCGAGGAAATCCTGATTCCGGCCGGAGTGTCCCATACCGTCAGAAACATCGGCGGCACCAGCGTGAAGTGGCTGTATGGATACAGTCGCTAA
- a CDS encoding ACT domain-containing protein, whose translation MPTTTQFVVSGQSKPGVLAEVAAVLGAAGVNIKAFSAPEVTGPGKLRLIVADVDTARIALRKSKIKFREETALILSLENKPGALKQVADSLTRARINVKCGYCTPSREGKRAIVVLTVSNTTKALGVLRTHSLDEF comes from the coding sequence ATGCCGACAACGACGCAATTTGTGGTGAGTGGACAGAGTAAGCCTGGAGTGCTGGCTGAAGTGGCGGCCGTGCTCGGGGCTGCGGGAGTCAACATCAAGGCCTTCTCCGCGCCCGAGGTCACCGGCCCCGGGAAGCTGCGATTGATCGTGGCGGATGTGGATACGGCTCGTATTGCACTCAGAAAATCCAAGATCAAGTTCCGTGAAGAGACCGCCCTGATTTTGAGTCTGGAGAATAAGCCCGGCGCCTTGAAACAGGTGGCCGATTCGCTCACCAGGGCTCGCATCAATGTGAAGTGCGGCTATTGCACCCCGTCGCGGGAAGGCAAACGCGCGATCGTGGTGCTGACCGTTTCGAACACGACCAAAGCCCTCGGGGTGCTGCGCACCCATTCACTCGACGAATTCTAA
- the ligA gene encoding NAD-dependent DNA ligase LigA, with protein MPHQTAEQRIADLRRQIRHHDHLYYTKDRPEISDAEYDRLFRELVDLETAHPDLVTGDSPTQRVGAPPLEELTKVSHEKPMLSLDSITDQDDVRAFDARMKRELETDQIVYTAEPKFDGLSVELVYDRGAFVRGATRGDGMVGEDVTINLRTIRALPLQLDPQPSLPAHLVVRGEVYMRLDEFQVLNRRMTERGEEAFANPRNAAAGSLRQLDSRITASRPLTLTCYDIMALSGTAPPTHWEELDALAAWGLPVPEHRQRCRSIEEVLSFHAGTDGMRDSLPFEIDGIVVKLDRRTWQDQLGSKSRSPRWAIAYKFAPRKEITVIQDIAVSVGRTGTLTPLALLKPVEVGGVTISRATLHNADEVARKDVRVGDTVKVERAGDVIPAIAERVPVPGETRQAPFVMPDHCPVCGSAVAREGAYYYCTGQTVCVAQLKGAIEHFASKSALDMDGMGKKTIAQLVDVGLVRDLADLYSLTKEQLLSLEGFADRSATLLMESIERSKSTSLDRLLMGLGIRQVGQHIARVLAKQFGTLAKLMSATQEELLQVREIGPEISTSLASFFSEERNRAVIARLIERGLTIAPPSSEIAAGSQSLAGKTFVFTGGLANYTRDQAKQLVEQQGGQVSSSVSKKTSFVVAGTDPGSKLDQARKLGVRVLTETEFTALVTPE; from the coding sequence ATGCCTCATCAGACAGCCGAGCAACGAATCGCCGATCTTCGTCGTCAAATCCGCCATCACGATCACCTCTATTACACGAAGGACCGGCCGGAGATTTCCGACGCGGAATACGACCGGCTCTTTCGCGAGCTCGTCGACCTCGAAACCGCCCATCCCGACCTGGTCACCGGCGACTCGCCCACCCAACGAGTCGGCGCACCACCGCTGGAGGAACTCACCAAGGTTTCCCACGAGAAACCGATGCTGAGTCTCGATTCGATTACCGATCAGGATGATGTGCGCGCCTTTGATGCGCGGATGAAGCGGGAGCTGGAAACCGACCAGATCGTCTACACGGCGGAACCGAAATTCGATGGCCTGTCGGTGGAACTGGTTTACGACCGGGGCGCCTTCGTTCGTGGCGCGACTCGTGGAGACGGCATGGTCGGCGAAGACGTGACGATCAATTTGCGAACGATCCGCGCGTTGCCGCTACAGCTCGATCCCCAGCCCTCCCTGCCCGCACACCTGGTCGTGCGCGGCGAAGTCTACATGCGTTTGGATGAGTTTCAGGTCCTGAACCGCCGCATGACGGAACGGGGCGAGGAAGCCTTTGCGAACCCGCGCAATGCCGCAGCAGGATCGTTGCGGCAACTGGACAGCCGCATCACCGCGTCGCGACCCTTGACCCTGACCTGTTACGACATCATGGCACTATCCGGCACAGCCCCACCCACCCACTGGGAGGAGTTGGACGCCTTGGCCGCCTGGGGCCTTCCTGTTCCCGAACACCGGCAACGCTGCCGCTCGATCGAGGAAGTCCTCTCGTTCCATGCCGGCACCGATGGGATGCGGGACTCTCTGCCGTTTGAAATCGACGGCATCGTCGTCAAACTCGACCGCCGGACGTGGCAAGACCAGCTTGGCAGCAAATCCCGCAGCCCCCGTTGGGCCATCGCTTACAAGTTTGCACCCCGAAAAGAAATCACGGTCATTCAGGACATCGCCGTCTCGGTCGGTCGCACCGGTACCCTGACGCCGCTGGCCCTGCTGAAGCCGGTGGAGGTCGGAGGTGTCACGATCAGCCGGGCCACCCTCCACAATGCGGATGAGGTCGCGCGAAAAGACGTGCGCGTGGGGGACACCGTCAAGGTGGAACGCGCCGGCGACGTGATCCCCGCCATCGCCGAACGGGTCCCCGTTCCCGGGGAAACGAGACAGGCTCCGTTCGTCATGCCGGACCACTGCCCGGTGTGCGGATCGGCTGTGGCCCGCGAAGGGGCTTACTACTACTGTACCGGCCAGACCGTGTGCGTCGCCCAACTGAAGGGCGCCATTGAACACTTCGCATCCAAGAGCGCGCTGGATATGGACGGGATGGGAAAGAAGACGATCGCCCAACTGGTCGACGTAGGATTGGTCCGCGACCTGGCCGACCTCTACAGCCTCACCAAAGAGCAGCTGCTCAGCCTGGAAGGGTTCGCCGACCGGTCGGCCACTCTGCTGATGGAATCCATAGAACGAAGCAAATCCACCTCTCTCGACCGGCTGTTGATGGGACTGGGAATCAGGCAGGTGGGGCAGCACATCGCCCGCGTCCTGGCCAAACAGTTCGGCACGTTGGCGAAGCTGATGTCGGCGACGCAGGAGGAATTGCTGCAGGTGCGCGAAATCGGCCCGGAGATTTCTACCAGCCTGGCCTCGTTCTTCAGCGAAGAACGGAACCGGGCGGTGATTGCCCGCTTGATCGAACGGGGTCTGACCATCGCTCCACCGTCGTCTGAAATCGCAGCCGGCAGCCAGAGCCTGGCCGGCAAGACGTTCGTCTTTACCGGTGGGCTGGCCAACTACACCCGCGACCAGGCCAAACAATTGGTGGAACAACAGGGGGGACAGGTCTCGTCGAGTGTCAGCAAGAAGACATCGTTTGTGGTGGCAGGGACCGATCCGGGGTCGAAACTGGACCAGGCCCGGAAACTGGGGGTGCGGGTTCTGACGGAAACGGAATTTACCGCTCTAGTGACGCCTGAGTGA
- a CDS encoding vitamin B12-dependent ribonucleotide reductase, protein MRIERRFTKRGQSPYEGLAFVKRSSEIRNPDGSTVFKLDHIDIPEHWTQLAIDILAQKYFRKAGVPQVHEDGTPVVDAAGKPVLGGERDSRQVFNRLAGCWTFWGKNHGYFKTPEDATAFYDEMCYMLAFQMAAPNSPQWFNTGLHYAYGLSGPAQGHFYVDPKSGEVVRATNAFEHPQPHACFIQSIEDDLVNENGIMDLWVREARLFKYGSGTGTNFSRLRGDGESLSGGGRSSGLMSFLKIGDRAAGAIKSGGTTRRAAKMVCLDLDHPDIEEFIDWKVVEEQKVAAMVTGSKICAQRLNAVLKACLLVDAQGLGQIELDMKKNQVLRDAVTAARRDMVPEAYIHRMFDYAKQGYTHFVFHEYDTNWDGKAYQTVSGQNSNNSVRIPNGFFDALERDGDWELRRRIDGKISKTVKARDLWDKIAWAAWICADPGTQYDTTINEWHTCPEDGRINASNPCSEYMFLDDTACNLASLNLSKFFNVEGEFDLDSFRHAVRLWTVALEISVLMASFPSRAIAQKSYEYRTLGLGYANLGTILMKQSIPYDSPKATAICGAITAIMTGESYATSAEMAAEIGPFPSYNKNRESMLRVIRNHRRAAYSAAHEEYEGLTILPTSIQPEHCPPAMLLAARRAWDRALELGAAYGFRNAQVTVIAPTGTIGLVMDCDTTGIEPDFALVKFKKLAGGGYFKIINQSLPPALQALGYTDAQIRDIGAYCAGHQTLKGAPFINHEVLRQKGFDDAALDRLEGSLAQAFEIQFVFNKYTLGEDFCRQKLGISDAQLADPTFNMLKHLGFTQEDVAAANDYCCGTMTVEGAPHLKLEHLPIFDCANRCGRIGQRYIAVDAHIRMMAAAQPFISGAISKTINMPADATLEDVKAAYLFAWKSMVKAVALYRDGSKLSQPLNASSDSGKGAEASPSVMTVAEKVAERVLVRYLHKRRSLPARRSGYTQKAIIGGHKLYLRTGEYEDGTLGEIFLDMHKEGAAFRSLMNNFAIAISLGLQHGVPLEEFVEAFVFTRFEPNGPVKLNDRIKMATSIIDYIFRELAITYLERTDLSQVREEDLRMDSMKKDEQDPECVDEEADMTALAKSSILTEHLPVRRNGMNGGNGHSHRPGTGSVAHKVELKRETVTVTSVRQEAKEKGYEGDPCQNCKQFTLVRNGTCLKCMSCGETSGCS, encoded by the coding sequence GTGAGGATTGAACGAAGATTCACCAAGCGTGGGCAGAGCCCCTATGAGGGTCTTGCGTTCGTAAAACGTTCCTCGGAGATCCGCAATCCCGACGGATCGACCGTGTTTAAATTGGACCATATCGACATCCCGGAGCATTGGACGCAACTGGCAATCGATATTCTGGCGCAAAAATATTTCCGGAAGGCCGGAGTCCCGCAAGTCCATGAGGACGGCACGCCGGTGGTGGACGCCGCAGGCAAGCCCGTGCTCGGCGGGGAGCGCGACTCCCGCCAGGTGTTCAACCGGCTGGCCGGTTGCTGGACTTTCTGGGGCAAGAACCACGGCTACTTCAAGACGCCGGAAGATGCGACCGCGTTCTACGACGAGATGTGCTACATGCTGGCCTTTCAAATGGCCGCTCCCAACAGCCCGCAGTGGTTTAATACCGGGTTGCACTATGCCTACGGGCTTTCGGGACCGGCGCAGGGCCACTTCTATGTCGATCCGAAGTCCGGCGAGGTCGTCCGGGCGACGAATGCCTTCGAGCATCCGCAGCCGCACGCCTGCTTTATCCAATCGATTGAAGACGATCTGGTGAACGAGAACGGCATCATGGACCTCTGGGTCCGTGAGGCGCGGCTCTTCAAATACGGGTCCGGCACCGGCACCAACTTCTCGCGGTTGCGCGGAGACGGTGAATCCTTGTCGGGCGGCGGCCGCTCGTCCGGCCTCATGTCGTTCCTGAAGATCGGCGATCGTGCGGCCGGGGCGATCAAGTCCGGCGGGACGACCAGGCGCGCAGCCAAGATGGTCTGTCTGGACCTCGACCACCCGGATATCGAAGAGTTCATCGATTGGAAAGTCGTCGAAGAGCAGAAGGTGGCCGCTATGGTCACCGGCTCCAAGATTTGCGCGCAACGGCTCAATGCTGTGCTCAAGGCCTGCCTGCTGGTGGATGCGCAGGGATTGGGCCAAATCGAACTGGACATGAAGAAGAACCAGGTACTGCGTGATGCCGTGACGGCGGCCCGGCGCGATATGGTGCCGGAGGCCTATATCCATCGCATGTTCGACTACGCGAAGCAGGGCTACACGCATTTTGTTTTTCACGAGTACGACACCAACTGGGACGGCAAGGCCTACCAGACGGTCTCGGGGCAAAACTCCAACAACAGCGTGCGAATCCCGAACGGGTTCTTCGACGCATTGGAGCGGGATGGCGACTGGGAATTGCGCCGCCGGATCGACGGCAAGATCAGCAAGACGGTCAAGGCCCGGGACCTCTGGGACAAGATCGCCTGGGCGGCCTGGATCTGCGCCGATCCCGGGACCCAATACGATACGACGATCAATGAGTGGCACACCTGCCCTGAAGACGGGCGGATCAACGCCTCCAACCCCTGTTCCGAATACATGTTTCTGGACGACACGGCGTGCAACCTGGCCTCGTTGAACCTGTCCAAGTTTTTTAATGTGGAAGGGGAGTTCGACCTGGATTCGTTCCGCCATGCGGTGCGTTTGTGGACCGTGGCGCTGGAAATCAGCGTATTGATGGCCTCGTTCCCCAGTCGCGCGATCGCGCAGAAGAGTTATGAGTACCGGACGCTTGGATTGGGGTATGCCAACCTCGGCACCATCCTTATGAAGCAGAGCATTCCCTACGATTCACCGAAAGCGACGGCGATCTGCGGCGCCATCACGGCGATCATGACCGGCGAGTCGTACGCGACCTCGGCGGAAATGGCGGCGGAGATCGGCCCGTTCCCGAGCTATAACAAGAACCGTGAATCGATGTTGCGCGTCATCCGGAACCACCGGCGGGCGGCGTACAGCGCGGCGCATGAAGAGTATGAAGGCCTCACGATTCTGCCGACCTCGATTCAGCCGGAGCATTGTCCGCCGGCCATGTTGCTGGCGGCGCGACGCGCCTGGGATCGCGCCTTGGAATTGGGCGCGGCCTATGGATTCCGCAACGCGCAGGTGACCGTCATCGCTCCGACCGGCACGATCGGACTGGTCATGGATTGCGACACGACCGGCATCGAACCGGATTTCGCATTGGTCAAGTTCAAGAAACTGGCGGGTGGCGGGTACTTCAAGATCATCAACCAGAGTCTGCCGCCGGCCTTGCAGGCGCTCGGGTACACCGATGCCCAGATCAGGGACATCGGGGCCTATTGCGCGGGACATCAAACCTTGAAAGGCGCACCCTTCATCAATCACGAAGTGCTGCGTCAAAAGGGCTTCGACGATGCGGCGCTGGATCGGCTGGAAGGGTCGTTGGCGCAGGCGTTCGAAATCCAGTTCGTTTTTAATAAGTACACGTTGGGAGAAGACTTCTGCCGGCAGAAACTGGGCATCAGCGATGCGCAGCTGGCGGACCCGACCTTCAACATGCTCAAGCACCTGGGCTTTACCCAGGAAGATGTGGCGGCCGCGAACGATTATTGCTGCGGCACCATGACGGTCGAGGGCGCGCCCCACCTCAAGCTCGAGCACCTGCCGATCTTCGATTGCGCCAATCGTTGCGGACGGATCGGTCAGCGATATATCGCCGTCGATGCGCATATCCGCATGATGGCGGCGGCGCAACCGTTCATCAGCGGCGCGATCAGCAAGACCATCAACATGCCGGCCGATGCCACGTTGGAAGATGTGAAGGCGGCGTATCTGTTCGCGTGGAAGAGCATGGTCAAGGCCGTGGCGCTGTATCGTGACGGGTCGAAGCTGAGCCAACCGCTGAACGCCTCGTCCGACAGCGGCAAGGGCGCGGAGGCGTCGCCCAGCGTCATGACCGTGGCTGAGAAAGTGGCCGAGCGCGTGCTGGTTCGCTACCTCCATAAACGTCGGTCGCTCCCCGCGCGACGCAGCGGGTACACGCAGAAGGCCATCATCGGCGGCCACAAACTCTATCTTCGCACCGGCGAATATGAGGACGGGACGCTCGGCGAAATCTTCCTCGATATGCACAAGGAAGGCGCCGCCTTCCGTAGTTTGATGAATAACTTCGCCATCGCCATTTCTCTTGGCCTGCAGCACGGCGTGCCGCTGGAAGAGTTCGTCGAAGCGTTCGTGTTCACCCGCTTCGAGCCGAACGGGCCGGTGAAACTGAACGATCGCATCAAGATGGCGACGTCGATCATCGACTACATCTTCCGCGAACTCGCGATCACGTATCTTGAGCGGACCGATCTGTCGCAGGTGCGTGAAGAGGACCTGCGCATGGATTCGATGAAGAAGGATGAGCAGGATCCGGAATGCGTGGATGAAGAAGCGGACATGACCGCGCTCGCCAAGTCGTCGATCCTCACCGAACATCTGCCCGTGCGACGCAACGGCATGAACGGCGGCAACGGCCATAGCCACCGACCGGGAACCGGCAGCGTCGCGCACAAGGTGGAACTCAAACGCGAGACCGTCACCGTCACTTCGGTGCGGCAGGAAGCCAAAGAAAAAGGCTACGAAGGCGACCCCTGCCAGAATTGCAAACAGTTCACGCTGGTGCGGAACGGAACCTGCCTCAAGTGCATGAGCTGCGGAGAAACGAGCGGTTGCTCATAG